The DNA sequence AGGGATACCCGTCACTGACCCGGATGCCTTCCCCCCCGCTTCCGCGGTTCGGCATCCGGGCGGTGCCGGCTTTCCCCGTGCACTGATCCTGCCCGTCCTGAACGTCGCAGCTCACTGCCGGTGACCGACAGTCTTTACAGCGCATTGATGACGATGGAGCCTCCGCGCGCGGCACGTGCCACTTTGGTCCGGCGCCAAGGACTCATCAGGGGCGCGTCTGGCAGCCGCGAGCTGGATGCACGCCACGCGATGAGTCCGGGTTCACCGGTGAGGGGCTCGATCTCTTCCTCCGGGCGCGGGGTTAGGGCGGGGCCGTCCACCCGGGCTGGCGTGTCACGGGATCAGCCGTACTTCGGTGAGGCATGTTCTCTTCTGTTACCCATGCCCCGATAGGTCCGCCACAGGCGGATGTGCGGAGGTGTCCTCGTGGACGCGAGCGGCAGCGAGCGGGAACGGTCCGGAGACAGCCCACGCGCGCGGCCACCGGATCCCGACGACGCCGGTCCGAAGCTGCGCGATCGGGTCCGATCGGCCCTGGAAGCCGCCCGGGCCTGGGGCCCGCCGCCGGGCCCCGCGCGTCCGGAGTTCTGGCGCAGTCCACTGCGGGGGCCGTGGCTGACGGCCGTGCTCGGTCTGGTCCTGCTCTTCGGAGTGACGGTCCTGTTCGTGACGGGCCTGCTGTCGTACGCCGCCTACAACCCGGACCTCGCAGCGGTCAACGACCAGACGCCCGACAAGGGGTGGCTCGGCTTCTACCTCTTCTCCTGGCCCACCTCGCCGTACTGGCTCTACCGGGTGACCCAGGGCGTGCACATCGTCCTGGGCGTCGTGCTCGTTCCCGTGCTGCTGGCGAAGCTGTGGTCGGTGATTCCGAAGCTGTTCGCGTGGCCACCGGTGCGGTCGGTCAGCCACGGCATCGAGCGGCTGTCCCTGCTCCTGCTGGTGGGTGGCGCGGGCTTCGAGTTCGTCACCGGCATCCTCAACATCCAGCTGCACTACATCTTCCCCGGCTCCTTCTACACCCTGCACTTCTACGGGGCCTGGGTGTTCATCGGCGCCTTCGTCGTGCACGTGGCCTTCCGGCTGCCACGCGCCATCCGCGCCGTACGGGCCGGAACCACGCAGCCCGCGGCCGACACGGAGGAGGCCGCCGGGCTGGTCGCGCCCCGGCCGGCCGCGCCGACGATCTCCCGCCGGGGCGCGCTGGGCATGGTCGGCCTCGGATCGCTGGCGCTGTTCGCCGTGACGGCGGGCCAGAGCGTGGGCGGCTGGTGGCGCCGGACCGCGCTGCTCGCCCCGCACGGCCAGGACCCGGGGTCGGGCCCGAACGGCTTCCAGATCAACAAGACCGCCGCGTCGGTCGGCATCCGGCCGAGCGACATCGGGCCCGGCTGGCGGCTGACCGTACGGGGCCCCGGCCGCCAGGTCGTCCTGACGCGCGAGCAGCTCCTCGCCATGGCCCAGCACGAGTCGGCCCTGCCCATCGCCTGCGTGGAGGGCTGGTCCACCCGGGACCAGCTGTGGAGCGGAGTCCGACTCGTCGACCTCGCCGCCCTGGTGGGATGGAAGACGGATGCCCCGCAGGTCCTGGTGGAGTCGGTCCAACGCGGCGGCTCCTTCAGCTCCGCCGCCCTGCGCGACAACCAGGTACGTGACCAGCGCTCACTGCTCGCCCTGCGCGTCAACGGTGCCGTCCTGTCCCACGACCACGGCTACCCGGCCCGCGTGATCGTGCCCGGAGCGCCCGGCGTGTTGAATACCAAGTGGGTCACCCGCCTCACCTTCGGAGAGCCGGCATGAGCAGCGCGACACGGTTCCGCCGCGGCTACGGCGCCTCGCCGTTCCACCTGCTCCTCGTCCTGGTGTCCTTCGCCCTCGCCGGGTACGCCGGCCTCCGGCTGCTCAAGGGGGACACCCTGGGGGTGGCCGTGTGGTTCGTCGGGGCCGCCCTCCTCCACGACCTCGTACTGCTCCCGCTGTACGCCCTGGCCGACCAGGCGGTGCAGGCGCTGTTCCGGCGGGAAGCGGGTACCGGGCCCGGTACCGCCGTGCCGGGCGTCAACTACGTCCGTGTGCCGGCCTTCGTCTCCGGCGTCCTGCTGCTGGTCTGGTGGCCGCTCGTGTTCCGCCAGGTCGGTCACTACACCGCCGGCACCGGCCTCCCCGCGGACGTCTTCCTCGGCCGCTGGCTGCTGATCACCGCCGGCCTGTTCGCCGCCTCGGCAGCGGTCCTTCTCGTACGGATGTGGCGCGGATCGCGGGCTGCGCTGCGGGCCCGGCGCGCTCAGGAAGCGGCGGCTCGCAAGGCCACGAAGTGACGGCCTTCGGCGGCCGACCAACGCTCGACGGCGTGCCATCCCGACGCCTGGGCATGCCGGTCCAGTGCCGCTGTTCCGACGGCCGCCCAGGCGAAGGTGGCGCTCACCGGCCGCTGCCCTTGGTGGATCCGTACGAGGCGGCGCTCGTCCACATCACCGGGAGCGGTCTCTACCAGGAGCAACCCCCGGCCCTGCACCAGATGCCTGATCCGGCGCAGGAGCCTGAGAGGGTCGCCGCCGATGCCGATGTTCCCGTCGATGAGCAGGGCGGTTCCCCATCCGCCCTCGTCGGGAAGCGGGTCGAAGACCGAACGACGCAGCGCGACGCCACCACGGCCCGTCGTCGTCCGGACGGCCGAGGGGCACACATCGATCCCCAGTGCCGCATACCCGCGCCGGGACAGCGCCTCCACCATCCGGCCCGCGCCGCAGCCGATGTCCAGTACGCGGCCCCTGCAGCGCCGCAGCACCGCCCGGTCGGCGGCATCGGCCCGGGCGCACCACCGGCTCACGTCCAGGGGAAGGCGCCAGCCGTCCGCGTCGCGCAGGGAGAGATCGCCCCGCCGTGCGTGGATCGCCGCCGCATACGCGCCGCTGTTCCAGTCCTCGGTCTCCTGGGCTGTCACCCTTCATGCCTTGCCGCGCAGAGACGTCCGGCACGGTACCGTCCTCCGATTCCACCCGAACGGATCTACTGCCGGGACTGCTGAGCAGGTCGGCTGTAACGGGGTGGGGGGATCGTCCGCCCGGCACGGCAATTCTGTGGCGGTGTCTTCGATGTCAGCGCAGCCTCAACAGTCGGAAACGGCACGGCGGATGGTCGTGTGCGGTGACGACGGGCCGGCCCATCGGCTCGCTGCCGAACTGCAGAGGGTGTACGAGGAGGAGCGGGTCACCCTGGTGATGCCGGCCGCCCGTGCCGAACAGCCGAGCGTGGCGCGGGGCCGGGGCGGTGGCGGGCGTGGTCTGTTCGGGCGGGGTCTCCGGGTCGGCGGATCGCGCCCGGCTGTCCTGGTGGCCGGGTGCGTGGGGGCCTGCATCGGCGCAGCCTCGGCGTCGCGAGCATCGTTGGGCGGCACCCCTTCCATTCTGTGACCCACGTCACACAAAGTTCCTGTCAGGAATCGGGGAGCTGCTCCGCTCAAGTCACCGAGAGCCAAGCGAACCGACAGGAGCATCACATGAAGCACCGCATCGTCGTCCTCGGCGCCGGCTATGCCGGGACCTACGTGGCCGGGAACCTGGCCCGCCGGCTGTCCCCGGCGGACACCGAGATCACGGTCGTCAACGCCGTGCCGGACTTCGTCGAGCGCCTGCGGTTGCACCAGGTCGCAGCCGGCCAGGAGATCGAGACCCAGAAGCTCGCCGACATCTTCGCGGGCACCGGGATACGGCTGCACCTGGCCCGGGTCACCGCCCTCGACCCTGAGCGCCAGGTCGTCGCCGTGGCCGACACCGACGGGGGCACCGACGAGCTCGGCTACGACACCCTTCTCTACGCGCTCGGCAGCCACGGTGACGACCGCGGCGTCCCCGGCGTGGCCGAGCACGCCTTCGACGTCGCCGCCCGGCCCTCGGCGCTGCGCCTACGTGATCGCCTGGACAGCCTGCGGGAAAGCGGGAACGTGGTGGTAGTCGGCGACGGGCTGACCGGCATCGAGACCGCCACCGAGATCGCCGAATCCCGGCCCGGCCTGTCGGTGGCGCTGGTCGCCCGCGGCGAGCTCGGCGCCCAGCTCTCCGCCGGAGCCCGCAGCCACCTGCGCCAGGCCTGCGACCGGCTGGGCATCACCGTCCTGGAGCACACCAACGTCGAAGCCGTCGAGGCAGCGCGAGTGCTGTGCGGTGACAGCACCACCTTGGCGTCCGACGCGACGGTGTGGACGGCCGGGTTCGCGGTCAACCCCATCGCCGCCGCGGCCGGGCTGGAGGTCACCGAGAACGGCCGGATCCTCGTCGACCGCACCATGCGCTCTCTCTCGCACCCGAACGTCTACGCAGCCGGCGACAGCGTCTTCACGATCGGTGAGAACGGCGGGCCGCTGCCGATGTCCTGCGCTTCAGCCGGCTACACCGGCATGCAGGCCATGAAGGCCATCGTGGGACGTCTGACCGGCAGCAAGATCGGACACGTCAAGCTCGACTACCCGGGCAACCACATCAGCCTCGGGCGGCGGGACGGAATCATGCAGCTGGTCGACCACGAAGCGCAGGTGAAGCCGAAGTTCATGGGTGGCCGGGGGGCCGCGCGGATCAAGGAGGGCATCCTCAAGGTCTCGCTGTGGGCCAACTCGCACCCGACGTTCTGCATGCCCAAGCACCGGCGCCACCTGGCCGCCGCACCGGCCGTGTCCACGGAGAACCCCGCCCCGTACGCGCCGGAAGTCCCCGCCCACAAGGTAGTTGCGTAGCCGCCTAAGGTGACACGCATGGACAGCACTGCCGTTGATCGCTTCGACACCAGTCGGTTCGAGGCCAGCCGGAACCGGCTGGCCTCGCTGGCGTACCGGCTGCTGGGCTCGGCCGCCGACGCCCAAGACGCCGTGCAGGACGCGTTCTTGCACTGGCAGGCAGCCGACCGGCAGCAGATCAAGGTGCCGGAAGCGTGGCTGACCAAGGTCGTCACCAACCTGTGCCTCGACCGGCTCCGCTCGGCACAAGCCCGCCGCGAACGCACCGCCGGTGCCTGGTTCCCCGAACTGCTCCTCGACGGCGACCCGATGCTCGGCCCGGCCGACACCTTCGAGCAGCGCGAATCGGTCTCCCTGGCCGTGCTGACCGTCATGGAGCGCCTGTCACCCATTGAGCGGGCCGTCTACATCCTGCGCGAAGCGTTCTCCTACGGCCACGCCGAGATCGCCGAGATCCTCGACATCACCGAGTCCGCGAGCCAGCAACACCTCCACCGCGCCCGGACCCGCATTACCGCCACGCGCCGCCGGGGCGGCCGCGAAGTCGACCCGGCGTCCGCCCGCAGGATCGTCGAGGAGTTCCTGACTGCTGCCACCTCGGGCCGCACCGAACGGCTGGTGGCGCTGCTCACCGACGACGTGATCGCGCTCTCCGACGGCGCCGGCCTGGCCGAGAAGCTGCTGCGGTACGACACTCCGCAGCGCGTCGCCGCCGTCATGCGGGGCGGTTTCAAGCCCACACCCGCGAAGCGGCGGCTCGCAGGCGGCGCTCCGGCCCTCCACTACGCGGTCGTCAACGGTGCCCCCGCCATCCTCTTCGTCCTCGGCGACCAGGTCCTGGGCGCCGTGACGTTCGACGTCACCGAAGACAAGATCGCAACCTTGCGCGGTATCGCCGCCGCCGCCCGCCTCGGCCGCCTCGCCGAGGCCTGGCGGCAGCACGAACCGGACGTGCCGCTCATCGCCCAGTGGTGACCCGACGCCGATAGCGGGGTCCTCGTGACGGCCGACGGGCAGCAGGAGTTGTGGATCCGCCTGCTGCGGATAGTCGGCCGCAGCAGCGACTCTGTAACGGGTAGGCGCAGGGCATGCTGGGGACGTGCAATCGAACACTTCACGGGGTGAACTGCCGGACAGGTACGGGCAGATGATGGTGTGTGGCGACGACGGACTCGCCCACCGGCTGGCGGGGGAGCTGAGGGATGTCTACCTGGAGAAAGTGACACTGGTGGTGCCGGCGGCACGTGAGCAGCCGTTGGAGATGGGGCGGCCGGTTCGGGCCGGGCTGCTCGGTCGGGTGTCGCTCTCCCGGCCGCCGCGCACGGTGCCGCAGGCGCGGTCGCCGCTGGGGGAGTTGCGGGTCGTGGAGGCGGCGGAGCCGGATGAGGCGGCGCTGGCCGCGGCCGGGGTGGCCGGGGCGGCGGCCCTGGCGCTGGTGTACGAGGACGACGAGACGAACGTGCGCGCGGCGCTCGTGGCGCGGCGGCTCAATCCTCGGCTGCGGCTGGTGATTCGGCTGTACAACCGCAGGCTCGGCCAGCACTTGGAGGAACTGCTCGACCAGGCGGCGATCGTCGCCGAGCCGGGGATCGATCTGCGGGAGCTGGATTCCTCGACGACCGTGCTGTCCGACGCGGATACCGCGGCGCCGGCCCTCGCGGCCACCGCCGTGGCGGGGACGAGCAAAGTGGTCCAGGCGGACGGACTGTTGCTGCGGGCGGTGGAGCGTACGCCTCCGGGGCGTGGCGAGGTGGCCGACGCCGGGCTGTGCACGCTCGCGCTGCTGTCGGCGACGACCCATGACCCGGCGGGAAGTGAGGGATCGGAGCGCAGCGGGGAGGGCGGACCGCAGCTGCTGCCCGACGACCGTGCGGTGGCCGCCGCCACCGGCCGGGGGATCGTGGCGCTGGAGGCCGTCTCCCACACCCTCGCCGGCCCGGCGCGGAGAACGTTCCGGCTGGGCGCGGCGCTGCCGGTGGCCTCACTGTTCTCGCGGCGGCTGCGCTGGTCGCTGGCCGGGATCGTCGCGGCGGTCGGCGCGCTCGCGGTCGCCTCCTGGGTGACCACGGGCGATCACCCGCTGCACGCTGCCTACATGACCCTGCTCGACATCTTCGCGATCAACGATCCCGCGGTGGAGGAGCCCCCGGAGCGGCAGCTGTTGCAGATCCTGGCCGGCTTGGTGGGGCTGCTCCTGCTGCCCGTCCTGGTCGCGGCGGCCTTGGAGGCGTTCGGGGCGTTCCGTACGGCGACGGCGCTGCGCAGACCGCCGCGCGGCCTGTCGGGGCACGTGGTGCTGCTGGGCCTCGGCAAGATCGGCACCAGGGTGCTGGCCCGGCTGAGGGAGCTGGACATCCCGGTGGTCTGCGTGGAATCCGACCCCGAGGCCCGCGGTCTCGCCCTCGCCCGGCGCCTGCGCGTACCGGTGGTGCTGGGGGACGTGACCGACGAAGGGGTGCTGGAAGCCGCCCGCGCCCATCGCGCGCACGCACTGCTGGCCCTGACCAGCGCCGACACCACCAACCTGGAGGCGGCCCTCTACGCGCGCTCGCTCAAGCCCGAGGTGCGTGTAGCCCTGCGCCTGTATGACGACGACTTCGCGACCGCCGTCTACCGCACCCTGCGTGCCGCCCACCCGGGCGCGCTCACCCGCAGCCGCAGCGTCACCCACCTTGCCGCACCCGCCTTCGCCGGAGCGATGATGGGACGACAGATCCTGGGTGCCATACCGGTCGAGCGCCGGGTGCTGCTCTTCGCGGCCATCGAGGTGGCCGGCCATCCTCAGCTGGAGGGCAGGACCGTCGCGGAGTCCTTCCGTCCCGGCGCCTGGCGGGTGATCGCCCTGGATACCGCGGCCCCAGAGGACCGGCGCCCGGACCTGGCGGCCGCCCGCAGCGGCGACCAGGACGGGCAGCGCGGGCGCGGTGGGCAGCCGGCGGGGCTCGTCTGGGAGCTGCACCCCGGCTACGTCCTGAAACCGGAGGACCGGGTCGTGCTGGCCGCCACCCGGCGGGGCCTGGCCGATCTGCTCAGTGGCCGCCGCGCTGTCCTCGACGGTGTGGGGCAGGCCTGATCAGTCGGGCGCGGCGAACGCCTCCACCGCCTGCGTCTCAAGACCGCGCCAGGGAACCCGGCGGCCGTCACCGCACCGACTGTGAGACCGCCTGGGTCTTGGGTATGCGGCCCGGGGCCGGTCTGCGAGTCTGGGACGGCGACCCTTCCTCCCTGCCAGGAGTCAGCATGTCCCGCCGTCCCCGGCCCCGGCCCGCGTCTCCGCTCTTCGCCTTCGGCGCCGTCCTGACCGTTGCCGGTGCCGTGTTGTATGCCATGCCCGGCCCCGGCACGCCGGTGCTCGCCCTCGGCGCGCTGATCCTGGCCGTCGCTGCAGGCCTGTGGCTGGCCGCTCGGCAGGGCTGACCGCCACCTCAGCGCCAGCGCTTTGGCATGGCACCCTGATGCCCGTGTCAAGAACGCGTACGGGAACGCGCGTCGCTAACGGGGGAGGGTTCGTGGAGAGCCGGGAGATACCGGAGGAGTTTCTGACGGGGTACGCCGAGATCCTGCTGAGCAGCGGTGCGACGGGTCGCCGGCTCACGCGGGACGAGCTGGCGGACCGCCGGGTCCAGGGGGAGCGGGCAGCGGAAGCGGGGCACGGGCTGCGCGGGCTGGTGCGCGCCCACCTGTCCGCGGCAAGGGAGCTGCCGGGGCCGATGGCGGGCGTCGCGTTCGGGCACCTCCTCGGGGTGGTCGAGCAGGCGGTGGACGCCTTCGCGGAGGGGTACGAGCGCGCCCAGGGGCAAGCGATCCGTCAGGAGGAGGCCGCCCGCCGCGAGTTCATCGACGACCTGCTGTACGGGCGGAGCGACCTCGGGCGGCTCGCGGAACGGGCCGCGCGGTTCGGGCTGCGGCTGTCGCAGGCCCACGCGGTGGCCGTGGCCCAGGGCCCGGAACCGTACGGGGACGGCTATCCCGTGGCACGCGGCATCGAGACGGCGGTTTTGGCCCGGTTCGGGAACCGGCAGATCCTGCTCACCACCAAGGACGGCCGGCTGATCTGTGTCGCGCCCGGCGACCAGCCCGAGATCCTCGCCTACTTCGCCAAGCAGGCGCACGCCGCGACCGACGGCGGCCGGGTCGCGATCGGGCGGGCCCACCCGGGCGCCGGGGGCGTCGTCCACTCGTACGAGGAAGCGCTGGGTGCCCTCGATCTCGCCGAGCGCATGGACCTGGAGGGCCCCGTGCTCCGGGCGGCCGACCTCCTGGTCTACCCCGTCCTGACGCGCGACCGGGAGGCGATGGCGGACCTCGTGGAGAGCGTGCT is a window from the Streptomyces sp. NBC_01244 genome containing:
- a CDS encoding NAD(P)/FAD-dependent oxidoreductase → MKHRIVVLGAGYAGTYVAGNLARRLSPADTEITVVNAVPDFVERLRLHQVAAGQEIETQKLADIFAGTGIRLHLARVTALDPERQVVAVADTDGGTDELGYDTLLYALGSHGDDRGVPGVAEHAFDVAARPSALRLRDRLDSLRESGNVVVVGDGLTGIETATEIAESRPGLSVALVARGELGAQLSAGARSHLRQACDRLGITVLEHTNVEAVEAARVLCGDSTTLASDATVWTAGFAVNPIAAAAGLEVTENGRILVDRTMRSLSHPNVYAAGDSVFTIGENGGPLPMSCASAGYTGMQAMKAIVGRLTGSKIGHVKLDYPGNHISLGRRDGIMQLVDHEAQVKPKFMGGRGAARIKEGILKVSLWANSHPTFCMPKHRRHLAAAPAVSTENPAPYAPEVPAHKVVA
- a CDS encoding NAD-binding protein; translation: MMVCGDDGLAHRLAGELRDVYLEKVTLVVPAAREQPLEMGRPVRAGLLGRVSLSRPPRTVPQARSPLGELRVVEAAEPDEAALAAAGVAGAAALALVYEDDETNVRAALVARRLNPRLRLVIRLYNRRLGQHLEELLDQAAIVAEPGIDLRELDSSTTVLSDADTAAPALAATAVAGTSKVVQADGLLLRAVERTPPGRGEVADAGLCTLALLSATTHDPAGSEGSERSGEGGPQLLPDDRAVAAATGRGIVALEAVSHTLAGPARRTFRLGAALPVASLFSRRLRWSLAGIVAAVGALAVASWVTTGDHPLHAAYMTLLDIFAINDPAVEEPPERQLLQILAGLVGLLLLPVLVAAALEAFGAFRTATALRRPPRGLSGHVVLLGLGKIGTRVLARLRELDIPVVCVESDPEARGLALARRLRVPVVLGDVTDEGVLEAARAHRAHALLALTSADTTNLEAALYARSLKPEVRVALRLYDDDFATAVYRTLRAAHPGALTRSRSVTHLAAPAFAGAMMGRQILGAIPVERRVLLFAAIEVAGHPQLEGRTVAESFRPGAWRVIALDTAAPEDRRPDLAAARSGDQDGQRGRGGQPAGLVWELHPGYVLKPEDRVVLAATRRGLADLLSGRRAVLDGVGQA
- a CDS encoding sigma-70 family RNA polymerase sigma factor; this translates as MDSTAVDRFDTSRFEASRNRLASLAYRLLGSAADAQDAVQDAFLHWQAADRQQIKVPEAWLTKVVTNLCLDRLRSAQARRERTAGAWFPELLLDGDPMLGPADTFEQRESVSLAVLTVMERLSPIERAVYILREAFSYGHAEIAEILDITESASQQHLHRARTRITATRRRGGREVDPASARRIVEEFLTAATSGRTERLVALLTDDVIALSDGAGLAEKLLRYDTPQRVAAVMRGGFKPTPAKRRLAGGAPALHYAVVNGAPAILFVLGDQVLGAVTFDVTEDKIATLRGIAAAARLGRLAEAWRQHEPDVPLIAQW
- a CDS encoding molybdopterin-dependent oxidoreductase, translating into MEAARAWGPPPGPARPEFWRSPLRGPWLTAVLGLVLLFGVTVLFVTGLLSYAAYNPDLAAVNDQTPDKGWLGFYLFSWPTSPYWLYRVTQGVHIVLGVVLVPVLLAKLWSVIPKLFAWPPVRSVSHGIERLSLLLLVGGAGFEFVTGILNIQLHYIFPGSFYTLHFYGAWVFIGAFVVHVAFRLPRAIRAVRAGTTQPAADTEEAAGLVAPRPAAPTISRRGALGMVGLGSLALFAVTAGQSVGGWWRRTALLAPHGQDPGSGPNGFQINKTAASVGIRPSDIGPGWRLTVRGPGRQVVLTREQLLAMAQHESALPIACVEGWSTRDQLWSGVRLVDLAALVGWKTDAPQVLVESVQRGGSFSSAALRDNQVRDQRSLLALRVNGAVLSHDHGYPARVIVPGAPGVLNTKWVTRLTFGEPA
- a CDS encoding class I SAM-dependent methyltransferase, encoding MTAQETEDWNSGAYAAAIHARRGDLSLRDADGWRLPLDVSRWCARADAADRAVLRRCRGRVLDIGCGAGRMVEALSRRGYAALGIDVCPSAVRTTTGRGGVALRRSVFDPLPDEGGWGTALLIDGNIGIGGDPLRLLRRIRHLVQGRGLLLVETAPGDVDERRLVRIHQGQRPVSATFAWAAVGTAALDRHAQASGWHAVERWSAAEGRHFVALRAAAS
- a CDS encoding PucR family transcriptional regulator — protein: MESREIPEEFLTGYAEILLSSGATGRRLTRDELADRRVQGERAAEAGHGLRGLVRAHLSAARELPGPMAGVAFGHLLGVVEQAVDAFAEGYERAQGQAIRQEEAARREFIDDLLYGRSDLGRLAERAARFGLRLSQAHAVAVAQGPEPYGDGYPVARGIETAVLARFGNRQILLTTKDGRLICVAPGDQPEILAYFAKQAHAATDGGRVAIGRAHPGAGGVVHSYEEALGALDLAERMDLEGPVLRAADLLVYPVLTRDREAMADLVESVLGPLRQARGGAAPMIDTLTAYFDTGCVATEAARRLSLSVRALTYRLERIHTLAGVDPTDPAHRYTLQTAAIGARLLGWPDGDGRERSDVKAP